The Haliaeetus albicilla chromosome 9, bHalAlb1.1, whole genome shotgun sequence genomic sequence GACACATATACTTTCTATTTCCTTGCAAGCTGGGTTTTAATTCTTGAAGAAGTTCTGTGCTGTTGGCTTTGTTCTGTAGTACTTCTTGGAAAGTGGAAAGTTGATTTATGGTGTTTGGAAACACTGTTCAGGGAAATCTTCCTGGAAAGTAGGCCTGAGTGTCTGGGCTGAGCTTTCTAGAAGACAAGGTTGCTTGCTTGTTGTTGTTGGTTCTCTCTTCTTTTGTATATGTGCAAATAAAATAAGTTACATTGAAAATAGACTGAAATACCACATTACTTCGCTTCCACTGAATCTGACATGCAAGTGTTGCCACTGGACGGTGGTGTAGCAATATAgacacagagcagcagggaTATTTATACTCTTCTGAGGCTAAAGTCTGCTGGGCTGTGCTGAGTAAGAGTTCTTTCTGCCTTGTCATAGACTCCTTGTACTTCACCCAAGAAAACAAGGCCATGATCAGAAAATACATCCACCAGTGAGACCAGATGTTGAAGTAGAAAAGTGCCTTTACAATTCCAAGGCATTCTAGGCTCTTAAAATGCTAATAGCATGCCtgagaatgaaataatttatttcattatacTTACTTATTTTATATAGTAGCTAAGCTAGAGGAAGTTAGGAAGGCATTTAGTATCGTCCacacaaaaagtaaaaagatgTGTTACTATTTCAAATAGGGTTGGGTGGAAGCTCCTTTCCGTTTTTGACAGATAAGTGGGAGTTGCACATCTTCCTTCCCTACCAACTTCAGTCTGTGATTTGCCATGTGGGAAGTTCATGCAAATACAAAGGAAGTGAATTACCAAAGGTTGCAAAGCCATATGTCATGGTCACTAGACAATTTTAACTGTACTGGACTTGATTGGGCTGTGATGATTCAGCATCTGGCCTTGTCCAGATTGACCTTGTCCTCTTGTCCAAATAAACaatagagaaaaaacaaacatatttgCTTTAACAGATTTGTGCAAACATGGCATCATCAAAAGGATGCCTACTCTGCATAGCACCCTTGCCAGCTTGTTTGATGGGATGACTCGAGTCTGCTAGTTCTGGAGAGCTTTTGCCAGTAGCCCATAGGCAGTAAATTCATTAATAACAGTTCTCGTGAGTCCTCTCTTTCCCAGTTTCACCCCTCTTCCTCAGAGTTCTTCACCACTCCACTagtgctggagctgctgcaagGGTCTGCTCTTTCTAGGCAGGTACTACCGGGATGGGAGGAGCACAGAAGCTGTTCTGCCATTTGTCAGAGTGAGGGAGGGGTGAACTGTGCTTCTGCCCAGATGTGACAATTCCTGTTCCTCTGGCTCCCACCCATCATCATGAGGATGAAGTCAGCCCCTCACGAGGTGCTGGCTGCTTCAGTTACAGGAGTTACTTCTCATCCCTAAGCAAAAGCTTCTGTGCTCTGAGAGGATCTGCAGCCCCTCTCATACCTGTCACCCACCCAGGAACTGGGGTAGTTGGCAATTCTATAGCACAGTTATTTGTAACAAGCCACTGGCCCTGTGAGGAAAAGAATTTGGGTCTCCTGCTTGTGAGTTGCAAAATTTCTGTTACGTCATGTGAATTATGTAATACTTGGTATGATAAAGAAGGGGCTTACCAAAACAGTACACTCGAAGAGTGAGGGAGCAAAGAGCCACGTTCAGTTCATGCAGTTTTATAGCCTGTGGCCACCATGGATATGTTGCAGTGAAAACTCCATTTCCTACACTCTGCACCATGCAAGAGCAGGGGAACACTTAAATCACACACGCTTTTGACCTTCACCATATAAAAGGTTTGAAGATTCTTGCTGTAGTTCCCCACAGCAAGTTTCACCAAGATTAGCATACTGTGGTCCTGAAAAGTAAAACTACAGTCCTGCAGTACTGGATTCCCACCAGAACTGTTGCATGCAGGTAGTGTGGATAAATCAGTCACCAGATGTGATATCAGGAAACTTTTATAcaagtttttaataaaaaaattcaacaaaaaaatatatataatcaGGCATTTTATGCAATGCATACATTCTTTATATCTGCAGGTACAGATAAATAACAGAAGGCAAAACCAAGTATTTTGCTTATCTTTGGCCATTAACCAATAATCACCCCTGAAGAGATATTATAGGGTTAAAGAATAATAAACCGAGTCTGTAAACTTCTCTCATTACAGACAAAGTATCAGGCAATAATACAGTAGTTagatttttagaaatgtaaggaaatatttctttaacaCTGCCCAATACTGGAATTTAACCTGGTTTGCTGCTATGGAACTTAAGGCCTTCTTTAGCTGATGCACAGGCAACATTCCTGGGTTTACATTAGATATATTCCAACCCTTACCTTAACCTACTTCCCTTCACCACACATTGCTCTAAAAAGCCAAGCTGTACCTCTTCATGAAATAAACTAGCATGAATTCTTATCTGTGGATCAGTTTCCTGAACTCCAACcaacatacatacatacagagCAGTTAAGCTTCCTTAAGTCAATATTTTTTCTAACTCAGTGTCCCAGAATAATAGCTATCCTTCCACTTTACAGCACAGATGCATCTGATGGCTCTACCAAAGCAATATATACATGATACacattaaaaatcataaaagcaatttttaaaggtACATTGATAACATGTAGCAGCTTATGTCTATATATGTACATGTTTTCACAgttatattttagaaaattgaGAACACGAGGAATACTTCTACTGTGTTTtccataaatattaaaaatttactGTCAGGCATTTTGACAAAATAGTATTTAGGTTATCACTTTAAATAGCTCTTGAAAACCTGTAGAGTTTTAAGCTTAAAGGCTGTAAAGTTTGAGGATTCTGTAAAGTGTTTAGCCAGTTTCAGCAGCTGGaccacctgctttttttttttttttttttaaattcaaatctGGTAACAAAGGAACTCCACCACTTTTGATGGGATAGGCAAGTTCTTGACTTGGCTGGTGGGCATCACTCTTCGAATTGCCATGCGACACAAATGTTGGAGACTGGAAACTTGTCTTGGCGTTGCCCAGAAGTACACGCTGCCATCCTGTGTCCTgcacaaaaaaagagaacaaaaaaccccaccagaaTTATCCCACCTGAATGATTTCAACTTAGTACAAATTCTCACATACATTGCTAGTTAGGGGGAACATGCTCTGGACTTCCTGTTGCTTAGTTCTAGCTGTTCCAGACTCATTTACACTAGATGCCGGTTATTCTTTTAAGCTATAGCAGCACAATAAGCAACTTGCTGATTATCTATGTGACAGACCTGAGCAGATCTTCCAACAGCTATTGAAGGTACCACCTGAAACAGAATAACTGCCCTTGATTATCTAATGGTCTTTTTCCAATCTGCATGTTTGTGGGTCTGTCCTTTATTTATTCTCAAAGATAAGAAATGAGTTTATCAGCTTCTTGATTTTACTGCTATTCCAGGCATGTTTAAACAAATAGTACCAGAAGTAAAACCAAGTCAGAAGCATCAAGTTGCAAGTCACAACTGaagatttttagaaaacttAGCCACTGTTTTCAACCTTTTGTGTTACCTTaatattttaggaagaaaaaaaaaatatatacttgcCCTGCAGCTAGAACACTGCCATCAGTAGAAAAAGTACAGCAGAGCCCATTGTTCAGAGCTGCAACTTGTACAGGGTATTCTTCATCAATTCTCCAGAATCTTACCATTCtgaaaagggaagaacaaaGTAGTAAGTTATCAGAGTAGACATTTAATTCTGACTGATATTTTCTCTGATGCTGCACAAGAAACTAGTCTGAAGTGGAGCTCAGGGAATTTTTATAAAGATTTTAATATGCATACAAGGTGTTGCAGATTTGGCCTGAAATGCTATGACTTCTTCAATCCTGATATATACATTGATCTGTACTTCTTCAGCCGTTTTAACTctgccaattaaaataaaagattgcCTTCAATTGCAGAAAGCAATAACCTGAACTATAGATTTAGACAATCTCTCCCTTAAGTGTCATATGTGCTAGGAAATCCCAACAATGCttgtcttaattaaaaaaacaaaaaccctccTGTAGATAGTTTAATACCCTTGCTGTCATCTTGAGAAAGCATTCTTCatattcttaaaatacagttcttcaaaatattatttgcagTGTTAGCAGAAGTTGAATACGAGATCAcagaatacttttctttttactgtggAATCTACTACTATACAAAAGACTTACCTGCATTATTAACTCCATTTACATTTTACACTCTTTACAACccctcttctgttttcagctgttaCACACTTAAGTTCTTCAAATCATTCACTCTGTACACAACTAATTATTTCTACATTCAGAATGAACATTAACCTATACCAGACAACTCGTCTACTTTTACCAAGACCATTAGAAGTCatttctcagttaaaaaaaaaaaaaaaaagctgacttAGTATTTAAAAGTTCATGTCATATGGGAAGAATTAGAGGAGGCTAACAAACCTTTCCTCATACTTACTTATCATCAGCAAGGCTTGCGATATGTAGTCCATCGTGACTAAAAGATACTGATCTGACCCATCGGTCATTTGCACCTCCAGCAAATATTGGAGTAGGAGGGGGAAACAGATGCCTGGAGATAGAAAGACACGTTGCTAAAGGTATAATGTTTAAGAACTATGGAAGTGTTTCCTTCAGCTATGACTAGCAAAGCTGAGGAATTAAAAATGGATTGAATATTTAACTATGAAATCAGGAGTGGAGATTGAATTACTGTATCTTTTGTAGTAGTGAACACTTCAGCTTTGCTGAAGATGCTTCAATTAGTGCACATTACAATATCAGTGCTTTAATTCTCTGTCAGATAGAAGAATAATCTCCACTGCTCTGCCACTTCAGGATTTCCATCAGCCACTGCTAAGATTTTTCCCAAGTCTAATTAGGAGTTAATTACACAAACCCATTAATTAACCCAGTCATCTTCACTCTAGGAGAAAGTTTCCAGATTTGACTACTTACCCAAATTCCATAAGAATAACTCCAATATGTGGATCCCAGACATAGACTCGAGTATCATAAGATGCAGTAGCCAGTAAAGCTCCATCAGGAGAAAACTCACAAGCTACAACATCATTGTGATGTCCTTCAAGTTTCCGTATCATGGAGTATTTATCCATATCCCAGAGAAAAACCTGCAATTAAATAAACTAATGTTATAGCTCTGCTCAGAGATGCAATGaagcatttacttttttttttttttaagtatagcTGCTAGTCTTATTTAGGATTATATTAAAATCAGGCATTATGAATTACTACAATTAAGAAATATGCTCAGTGTCATACTCAGATTAAAatcaagttttttaaaaataattaaagcagACATGCAAGTTCTAACTCAAGTTTGTTAAATGTTATTAACAAAATAAGCCAAAATATAAGATAAAGGCAACACAATTTAACCATGTAGCTTACTGAAATTCATGTAttacaaaactattttattaaaatatgcagaaataaatagGGTTAAACTCTACAGTCCCCTCTTTTCAGTAACTAccaaaattttaagaaatatacAGACAGAAAATGTAAGGTTAACATATTGTTACTCCAGTGGCATCCCTTTAAGATCACTTGTTTACAATTGGCTTGGATCACCAACGTCAGCCTAGGAAGAGAAACAGATACTGCAAGCAAAAAGAATTTTCACAGCCAAAAGTTATGTCTTTGGCAAAACAATAGGGAAGTCTAACCACATTATTAGAAAgaatttatgcatttttaaatcaagtCAACAGTAAAAAACAACATTAATATTACAATTTACGCGGCTAATTGCATATTGTATTATAAAAATTGATAAGAGATGATAGTATTCTGGGATTTTACGTGCAGTTGTACATTATATATAATCAAAATAAAGACTGTGCAGAATTATTTAATAGGAACAATCTATGTACTGAAGCATAATTTTATAGAAAATGTAAGTCTTTAGCATAAGATGTTATGTCCCTAAAAAAGCTCATTAGGGTCCTTGATTTTTCCCGACTCAGTTTTACTGCACAGATTAAATACTGGCATCTTGGATAAATTTATGTTTGACCAAAGCAAACATAGCCTTAGCGCCTCACATACTTCCTAAAACTCGACCAGTTTACAATCAGTTATAAACATGTTGACCAATTTCTCCAAGGAGACCCCAATATTCCATAAAACTGGAAACTAAGTTTTAGGAGTCAGTGTGTTTCACTGCtgtgaaaattattaaaaaaaaaaaaagaaagaaagaaagcagaaagtggACATCAACCAGCACCTGCGTACGTACAGTACACCTTGCAGTCGAATGCAAGGTTACTTCGTCCTATGGTAAAGTTCGCCCCCAGCCTGGTAGCCAGAGATGCCACTCTTTCTGCCCAGCTAACACCATTGTGCTCCTGTGAGTGGTGCCAGCTTAACCTCAATCACACCAATATTGCTGCCACCACCTGTGACAGGGAAAGCAAGAAGCTTATGGAAAACACACAGCCTAAAGATATCAATGTATACATCCTCATCTGctctatttaaagaaaaaacaaaacccagaccTCAACTATTCTCTATCAAATCTGCACTGGTAATTTGAAgtataaaatgcatttgaacAGTCATCCATATAAAGTGGTATCCAATGACTGAATTGTGCTTTTTACTCAGCATCACTAGGCTTCATTAAACTACCTACAAAGCCCCTGTAACTAGACTGAattcccctttctgttttatcctAATTCTTCAGTGCCAAGAAAAGCAGCTTATGGCATACGTGCTTTACCTGCACTGCTTTCAGTTCTCTAGCAGGGCATTAGAACACGGATGAAAACGAAACCAGTATGCTGTTCTTCGTTCTAGATCTTTTAGACACGAGTGCCATTTGTATTGGAAAACATgtagaaacatttttgttcagCGGGAGATACCATGACTGGCTCAGACTTTGAAAAGTCCTTTTCATTGAGCAGGAAATAGAAAGGATAAAAATCAATAACAAAATAGTTTTATGCATTAATCTAAGTATCTTTTAAGACTGGAAGCTTTAGTCTTCTTTGGTTTTGTACTATGAACACGTGCAGATGCGTAGAACTATTTCTCAAAGAATGCTTACAGTTTCTTCAACTAAAAGCAGTGCAAGTTCAATTCATAAATCAGTGTCTCAAAGCACCATTTGCTAGTTTAATTTCATGCACTTTTACATCATCATAAAACATTAGAAGTTCATGACACCGAGCACAAGCTTAATGTTACTTAGATTTAAAATGATTATGCACACAATTCAGTAGATTGAATGAACAAGAAACTCTGACACATACTGCTTTACTAGCTCCAACAGAACAGAGAATAGAAGAGTCTGGAGAGAATGCACAACCGTATACCCAGTTCTGATGTCCTCTCAACACTTTCATCATATTtcctaaaaaacaaaaacaaaaaaaccattcCTGTAAGAATTGATTAAATGTTACAAATTCAAATGTAAAAGCTTTTCCAAATTAGTTCTTCCTTTACAAAGTTTTATACtattttttccaaacatttgCAGAGTCATtctacacagaaataaaaattctggcATGCAGCCTCTAAATCCTACGTGCCTATTCAAAAAGGTCACTTCATGCACTCGTTTAACTTAACCCAATACCAGCTTATACCTTTAGGGTATGTATAGATAAAGAATTTCAAGAGAGCATACAGAGTGAATGACTAGTAGAacaaatggggttttttttaagaaatcctGACCTAACTGATTTTATAGAAATACAAGAGGAGAGTATGTGGATACTTCTCCTATGTATTACAGCAGATGAACTTAAAATGCATACCATCATCTTTCAGGTCCCACACTCTCAGTGTTTTGTCTCTGGACGCAGACACTAAAATCAGGCTGCCATCTGGGGCAAAGGTTAAATCTCTAACAACTTCTGTATGGTCCATCAGGTTAAGGAGGAGTTTTCCTGTTACATGAAAACACCacaatttaaaatgaaggaCTGTACTTTTATTCAGATCAAATGCTTTATGGATACAAATACAGAATACAAAATTACAGCATGTAAAGCCAGATTTTCTTTGTAGAAACGGTCCCTACAGTAAGAAGCATGTGTATCCTTTTAGACTCTTCTGTATCGAGAGGCAATTTCCTGAAAAGCTAGTAAATCCATACACTAAAACCATATGCCTCCGAAATAAGGCAAGACTTGTCTTTTGATAGGCATCTGTTCTAAGCTTAAATTTACAAGATAACAACAATTACTCAAGTCgttagtttcatttttttaaagctgagaaGTTCTCTCCCAACCTAGCAGCTGTGCTATCAGCTAAACTGAGATTCCCTAATTTCAGACTCTTATCATTTGAACAATTAcatacttctaaaaaaaaaagaggtccTCATCAACATAATCCTTCCCCATACTCAAGAACAGAGAGCAACTTCATGTTTTGAAAGTTTCCTTTGTTTGAAAGTATATTAAAACTACAATCCAGCAGAAGATTTTAGAGTAAACAACCAATATACACAAAGTCAATCACATGCTTAACCATTTCGCAGCAACAAGGCTTCATCTTCCATCACTTACATCTCAAAGCATGACCCAAGCCTGTTCCTTCATCTAGCAGTATTTGAATATTTCTGGCTGCAGGAGTTCATGCTTGTTTTAGATTACTTAATTTGTATTCAAGGTTCAGTTCCTAATTAAAATTCTGTAAGCAATTCATTCTGCGTATTAATAATGTTACTACTGCATAAAGTGACAATGAAGTGCCAACTTCCTCTCACATACTCTACCTGTATATACATCCCATATCTTGATGCGCCCATTGTTCAAGCCTGTTGCAAGCAGAAGCTGGTCTTGCCCAAATTTGAAACGGTGCCATTCTATATTGACACAGCggctttgcttctcaggcaCTGAAGACCCAAAAGCAAGACTCCAGACGATATCACCACAGTCTATTATATGTTCACaaggtttatttttctgacCACTGTCACTATTCTGCCTCGGAAGTCTTGTACTGATAGAATTTGCAACATTCTTTGTGCCGTGCAACaagctgcaaaacaaacaaaaaagacaaaaaaatagcataaagtgtcttgaaaaataaatagaactACTATATTGTATAGAACACAAAATAATACTAATACTTTTGTACACATTTTGACCTCTGTGGAGAGCAACATATTAACTTAACCCACTGTGAAaaccaacattttttaaagcacttacAGAAAAATTAGTTACAAAAATTTCTAAGGCTTTCTGCTAAATGAGCAAGAAGTTCCCTGTAATTCACTTATATGTGTTAAATACTGGGAAGAGATACTGAGAACCAATTAACCGACCAccagaaagaggggaaaaaaaaaaaaaagagaagcaggatTTGCTAGGAGGGGAAATGTAACCTGCTACAAAAATGCAACTGCTGGTTACTAACTTCATTAAAATGCAACCtgcaagtgaaaataaaatgtgcctTTTGGAACTTAACTTGCACTCTAATAAGAATGAGTAAATTCCTAAAAGGTAAAACGAAATAGCTTTCTAATAGGAAATTTAAAAGTCCAGATCTGCCCGAGtctttaaatttccttttcattctaaCTTCCTCTTATTTTAGAGCATCTGAATCAATTAATAAATCACTCCTCCATAGCCTTTGTGAGGTTGTAATACAGTTGTTTCTCTTGCTGACCACAGAGGGAGAGATAAAACAGCAGCTGTTACTTTAAAGAATTAGTTTTTCCCAAAGATGTCAAAGCCTAAAAAGCCCAATAGATGTGGTTTAATCTATTAAAAGCTATCTCCTATTTTGAAATTCTTAAGTTTTTCGGATGAATTAAAAGCCATATGGTTTGTCTTACAAGTTATTAAGGCACTGAGACCAGGGGACGAGCTTCACTATGCGATGTCCTTGTGACCAAGCAAAGTATGATCCATCGGGAGCAAATGCAACAGTCCAGTTTTCACGTCCACACTTCTTGTCAAAAGGAGAAGTTGGGGCTAAGAGTTCTCCCACAGTGCGTGATCgtgctaaaaagaaaacaaagaggaaattccttttttttttttaaaaagccagcatattttaaaaggttagAAGGGAACCAGGCAATACGttaattgttttggttttatttcatgaCATTTAAAGTAATTGGGGAAGGGGTCTTATTGTCACTGTATAACCGGTGAAAAGACTAAGCCTCAGCTGCGAAAGAGTCACTAAAGAGAAACAGCTTAGTGTTAAAATGCCCTGGTCGTTATGTAAGCAACATAACATCTTGATATCAGAATCggaattcaaatgaaaaatttactGAAACCAGCTATTACTTCAGTTATTGTAACTATAGCTCTAGAGACAGCAGAGCTATGCTCCAACTTGACCTAATACTTCACTGTTTAGCAAATAAGATGCCCAGTAATGACTTTGTTTGTTttacctttaaagaaaaaaatgtgagtaCACTTGCACACTGTAATATCTTCCcttccttcagaaaaattaagttagCCAACAACCACAGGAAACAAGTTAGCACTGTGCCACCAGATTAGCTGACTTTTGCCCCGCTTTACAATGTAACCGCGTGTACCCCGCTTCcttgctgcagcccaggctgcggTGCAGGTCCAGGGCTGCAGAGAGACCTTCCCGACGCCGTCCACCGCCCCGACTGTCAGAACGCGGATGTGACAGGACTAATTCTGTCCGGGGCACCGGCCCCGCTGTCAGGCGAGGGTGGtgagcgggccgggccgggccggggcggagCGGAACGGCCCCGGGGACCTTGCGCTCTCA encodes the following:
- the WSB1 gene encoding WD repeat and SOCS box-containing protein 1, which encodes MASFPLSVNEKLIARSRTVGELLAPTSPFDKKCGRENWTVAFAPDGSYFAWSQGHRIVKLVPWSQCLNNFLLHGTKNVANSISTRLPRQNSDSGQKNKPCEHIIDCGDIVWSLAFGSSVPEKQSRCVNIEWHRFKFGQDQLLLATGLNNGRIKIWDVYTGKLLLNLMDHTEVVRDLTFAPDGSLILVSASRDKTLRVWDLKDDGNMMKVLRGHQNWVYGCAFSPDSSILCSVGASKAVFLWDMDKYSMIRKLEGHHNDVVACEFSPDGALLATASYDTRVYVWDPHIGVILMEFGHLFPPPTPIFAGGANDRWVRSVSFSHDGLHIASLADDKMVRFWRIDEEYPVQVAALNNGLCCTFSTDGSVLAAGTQDGSVYFWATPRQVSSLQHLCRMAIRRVMPTSQVKNLPIPSKVVEFLCYQI